From one Takifugu rubripes chromosome 14, fTakRub1.2, whole genome shotgun sequence genomic stretch:
- the LOC101077823 gene encoding nuclear cap-binding protein subunit 1, producing the protein MSRRRHADDNDGGQAHKRRRTSEPIEIEDRLESLICRVGEKSTSSLESNLEGLAGVLEADLPNYKNKILRILCAVARLLPEKLTVYTTLVGLLNARNYNFGGEFVEAMIRQLKETLKNNLYDEAVHLVRFLSDLVNCHVIAAPSMVAMFENFVSVTQEEDVPQVRSDWFVYVVLSCLPWVGKELYEKKDVEMDRLLSQIEGYLKRRVKTHVPMLQVWTAEKPHPQEEYLDCLWAQIQKLKKDRWQERHILRPYIAFDSVLCEALQHNLPPFTPPGHMPDAQYPMPSVVFRMFDYTDAPEGPVMPGSHSVERFVIEENLHCIIKTHWKERKTCAAQLLSYPGKNKIPLNYHIVEVIFGELFQLPVPPHIDVMYTTLLIELCKLQPGSLPQVLAQATEMMYMRLDTMNTTCIDRLINWFSHHLSNFQFRWSWDDWSDCLAVDQEMPKPKFVKEVLEKCMRLSYHQRIVDLVPPTFSGLIPAEPISIYKYGEESSSSLPGYPVAITMGNAIKNRATNEEILAILKELPNPNQDDDDDEGETFNPLKVDVFLQTLLSVASKSFSHSFSALGKFHEILKTLTESDEGKLHILKVVYDVWRNHPQMIAVLVDKMIRTQITDCAAVANWLFSQDMAHEFTRLYIWEILHSTIRKMDKHVQKIQQELEEAKDKLEKQQHKRRDSGDDEDMDKASEDEEGQLEEQIERLQEKVESAQSEQKNLFLVIFQRFIMLLTEHLVRCETGSVDISTPWYKNCIERLQQIFLMHHVTIQQYMGTLENLLFTAELDHHILAVYQQFCALQL; encoded by the exons tgcACGCCTTCTACCGGAGAAGCTGACCGTGTATACCACGTTAGTCGGCCTACTGAACGCCCGGAACTACAATTTTGGGGGCGAGTTTGTGGAGGCCATGATCAGGCAACTCAAGGAGACGCTGAAAAACAACCTGTATGATGAAGCTGTTCACCTG GTGCGTTTTCTGTCCGATTTGGTCAACTGTCATGTGATCGCCGCTCCGTCGATGGTGGCCATGTTTGAAAACTTTGTCAGTGTTACTCAGGAGGAAGACGTCCCACAG GTTCGGTCGGACTGGTTTGTATATGTGGTGCTTTCATGTCTTCCCTGGGTTGGAAAAGAGCTTTATGAGAAGAAAGATGTGGAGATGGACCGGCTGCTCAGTCAGATCGAAGGTTATCTAAA GAGGAGAGTAAAGACACATGTACCCATGCTGCAGGTGTGGACGGCAGAGAAGCCACACCCACAGGAGGAG taCCTGGACTGTCTTTGGGCCCAGATTCAGAAGCTAAAGAAAGACCGCTGGCAGGAGCGCCACATCCTCCGGCCCTACATTGCTTTTGACAGTGTGCTGTGTGAGGCGCTGCAGCACAACCTGCCCCCCTTCACCCCTCCAGGACACATGCCTGACGCACAGTACCCCATGCCTTCCGTGGTCTTCCGCATGTTCGACTACACTGACGCCCCAGAG GGTCCCGTGATGCCTGGCAGCCATTCTGTGGAGAGATTTGTAATCGAGGAAAACCTGCACTGTATCATCAAGACCCATTGGAAAGAGAGGAAGACCTG TGCTGCACAGCTGCTGAGCTACCCTGGAAAAAACAAGATTCCTCTCAACTATCACATCGTGGAG GTGATCTTTGGAGAGCTGTTCCAGCTGCCCGTCCCCCCCCACATCGACGTCATGTACACCACGCTGCTGATCGAGCTCTGCAAACTGCAGCCGGGCTCGTTGCCACAAGtc TTGGCCCAAGCCACAGAGATGATGTACATGCGACTGGACACCATGAACACCACCTGCATAGACAG ACTAATCAACTGGTTTTCTCACCACCTGAGCaacttccagttcagatggagCTGGGATGACTG GTCTGACTGTCTGGCTGTAGATCAGGAAATGCCCAAACCCAAATTTGTCAAAGAGGTCCTGGAGAAGTGCATGAG gctgtcgTACCACCAGCGGATCGTGGACCTCGTCCCTCCCACCTTCTCAGGGCTCATCCCAGCGGAACCCATCAGTATTTACAAATATGGAGAGGAGAGCTCCT CTTCGTTGCCGGGATACCCTGTGGCCATCACCATGGGGAACGCCATCAAGAACCGAGCAACCAATGAGGAGATCCTGGCCATCCTCAAAGAGCTGCCCAACCCAAACCAAGACGACGACGACG ACGAGGGCGAGACTTTCAACCCCCTGAAGGTGGACGTGTTCCTGCAGACTTTGCTCAGCGTGGCGTCCAAATCCTTCAGCCACTCCTTCAGCGCCCTGGGAAA GTTCCACGAGATCCTGAAGACGCTGACGGAGAGCGACGAGGGGAAGCTGCACATCCTGAAGGTGGTGTACGATGTGTGGAGGAATCACCCGCAG ATGATCGCGGTCCTGGTGGACAAGATGATCCGGACGCAGATAACGGACTGCGCCGCTGTGGCCAACTGGCTCTTCTCTCAGGACATGGCGCATGAGTTCACCAG ACTTTACATCTGGGAGATTCTGCACTCCACCATCCGGAAAATGGACAAGCACGTCCAGAAgatccagcaggagctggaggaagccaagGACAAGCTGgagaaacaacagcacaagAGG AGGGACAGCGGGGACGACGAGGACATGGACAAAGCcagcgaggatgaggagggtcagctggaggagcagatcgAGAGGCTGCAAGAGAAAGTGGAGTCGGCGCAGAGCGAGCAGAAGAACCTCTTTCTGGTCATCTTTCAG CGCTTCATCATGCTGCTGACGGAACATCTGGTTCGCTGTGAGACGGGCAGCGTGGACATCAGCACACCCTGGTACAAAAACTGCATCGAGCGGCTCCAGCAGATCTTCCTCATG CACCACGTGACCATCCAGCAGTACATGGGAACGCTGGAGAACCTGCTGTTCACGGCCGAGCTGGACCACCACATCCTGGCCGTGTACCAGCAGTTCtgtgctctgcagctctga
- the slc49a3 gene encoding solute carrier family 49 member A3: MEKNRRGNSEVRIDSRTGVQEIPEPEQNRRPPLFKVYKRRWFVLLVLCLSSCCNAMIWLTFAPVATQTSQYLGVSLEEVNWFSVVFMVVAIPLTLGATWMMDSLGLRITLILGSWLGAVGALVRVCGTLAGEGVTLRYAVVMLGQTLGALGQPFILFAPTKLAALWFPDRQRATANMIASMCNLLGMLLSSLVSPWVVTAPAKIPTLLIVYAVPACISCFLATVGIWSSTPPTPPSAGAVSSSSEPFFQGIKLLLKNKAYLVLLLSGGAAMATFSAFNTLLDQVLCVQGYTSDFAGLCVALFILFGVLGAAALSFYVDRTKRFTEVVKVSLLLTALALIAFSLVSQLQQQRAAVAVVCSLLGLFGNSAYPVAMELCVECSYPVGEATSTGIIVMSGQVQGVLYVVLLQALTTRITEAPLSTCQGEDLSWGVSMLVLAGLFCLFACCFVVFFHTPYRRVEAEEEDASSSSPLLADQPLNRDQTLNRDQTHSS; this comes from the exons ATGGAGAAGAACCGCAGAGGAAACTCCGAAGTTCGGATCGATTCCAGAACCGGTGTTCAGGAGATCCCGGAGCCAGAACAGAACAGGAGACCGCCGCTTTTTAAAGTCTACAAGAGGAGATGGTTCGTCTTGCTGGTGCTGTGTCTGTCAAGCTGCTGCAACGCGATG ATATGGCTGACCTTTGCCCCAGTGGCCACCCAGACGTCCCAGTACCTGGGGGTCAGTCTGGAGGAGGTCAACTGGTTTTCCGTGGTCTTCATGGTGGTCGCCATCCCGCTCACCCTCGGCGCCACGTGGATGATGGACAGCCTCGGGCTGCGGATCACG CTGATTCTGGGATCCTGGCTGGGCGCCGTTGGTGCGCTGGTGCGCGTCTGTGGGACGCTGGCGGGCGAAGGCGTCACGCTGCGCTACGCCGTGGTCATGCTGGGCCAGACCCTGGGCGCGCTGGGCCAGCCCTTCATCCTGTTCGCCCCCACCAAGCTCGCGGCGCTCTGGTTCCCCGATCGCCAGCGTGCAACAGCCAACATGATCGCCTCCATGT GCAACCTCCTGGGAATGCTGCTCAGCAGCCTCGTCTCTCCCTGGGTCGTTACCGCACCGGCGAAGATCCCGACTCTG CTGATTGTCTACGCGGTCCCGGCGTGCATCTCCTGTTTCCTAGCAACAGTGGGGATATGGAGCAGCACCCCCCCGACGCCGCCCTCGGCCGGCGCGGTGTCGTCCAGCTCCGAGCCGTTTTTCCAGGGAATCAAACTG CTCCTGAAGAACAAAGCCtacctggtgctgctgctgagcggcggcgccgccaTGGCGACGTTCAGCGCCTTCAACACGCTGCTGGACCAGGTCCTGTGTGTCCAGGGATACACCAGC GACTTTGCTGGACTCTGCGTGGCGTTGTTCATCCTGTTCGGGGTTCTGGGCGCCGCTGCTCTGAGCTTCTACGTGGACAGGACCAAGAGGTTCACCGAGGTCGTCAAAGTCAGCCTGCTCTTGACCGCCCTGGCCCTCATCGCCTTCTCCCTG gtgtcccagctccagcagcagcgagcGGCCGTGGCGGTGGTCTGCTCTCTCCTGGGCCTGTTTGGTAACTCCGCCTACCCGGTGGCCATGGAGCTGTGCGTGGAGTGTTCCTACCCTGTCGGAGAAGCGACGTCAACGGGGATCATCGTCATGTCGGG GCAGGTTCAGGGCGTCCTCTACGTGGTCCTCCTGCAGGCTCTGACCACCCGGATCACCGAGGCGCCTCTGTCCACCTGCCAGGGTGAAGACTTGAGCTGGGGAg TGTCGATGCTGGTGCTGGCCGGACTGTTCTGCCTCTTCGCCTGCTGCTTCGTCGTCTTCTTCCACACGCCGTACCGACGGgtggaggcagaagaggaagatgccagcagcagcagcccgctGCTCGCTGATCAGCCCCTCAACAGGGACCAGACCCTCAACAGGGACCAGACCCACTCCTCATAG